The following proteins come from a genomic window of Streptomyces liliiviolaceus:
- a CDS encoding IS5 family transposase (programmed frameshift) has translation MRRHELTDAQWRMIEPLLPDNGRPGGQWSDHRTVVNGVLFRARTGVPWPDLPERYGPWQTVYERHRRWSADGTWQRILTELQIEADAGDPDGALARRLDAEREWAVNIDSTSCRAHQHAAGARHRPAARLPRKGGGARVEADGREALGRSRGGVTTKVHLLADDRARPLTWLTSPGQRGDSPMLVPVLETVHIRRRGPGRPRRRPDRVRGDKAYSSRGNRAYLRRRGIKATIAEPNDQQANRRNRGRAGGRPPALDKAQYRRRSAVERCVSKWKQFRAVASRYDKRDYIFNGTLTITAIVIWLRDTVQEPSETP, from the exons GTGCGGCGACATGAACTGACCGATGCGCAGTGGCGGATGATCGAGCCCTTGCTGCCGGACAACGGCCGGCCGGGCGGGCAGTGGTCCGATCACCGGACCGTGGTCAACGGGGTGCTGTTCCGGGCCCGTACGGGGGTGCCCTGGCCGGACCTGCCGGAGCGGTACGGGCCCTGGCAGACCGTCTATGAACGACATCGCCGCTGGTCGGCGGACGGCACTTGGCAGCGGATCCTGACCGAGCTGCAGATCGAGGCGGACGCCGGTGATCCCGACGGCGCCCTGGCCCGCCGCCTCGATGCGGAGCGGGAGTGGGCGGTGAACATCGACTCCACCTCCTGCCGGGCTCACCAGCACGCGGCCGGGGCCCGGCACCGGC CCGCCGCGCGACTTCCCCGAAAAGGGGGCGGAGCCCGTGTGGAGGCTGATGGGCGGGAGGCGCTGGGACGCTCACGGGGCGGGGTGACCACCAAGGTCCATCTGCTGGCTGACGACCGGGCCCGCCCGCTGACCTGGCTCACCTCACCGGGCCAGCGGGGCGACAGCCCCATGCTCGTCCCCGTGCTGGAGACAGTGCACATCCGGCGGCGCGGTCCGGGCCGCCCGCGCCGCCGCCCGGACCGGGTGCGCGGCGACAAGGCTTACTCCAGCCGCGGCAACCGTGCCTACCTTCGCCGTCGGGGCATCAAGGCGACCATCGCCGAACCGAACGACCAGCAGGCCAACCGCCGCAACCGTGGCCGGGCCGGTGGCCGCCCACCCGCCCTCGACAAGGCCCAGTACCGACGGCGCAGCGCAGTCGAGCGGTGCGTGAGCAAGTGGAAACAGTTCCGGGCCGTGGCCAGCCGCTACGACAAACGCGACTACATCTTCAACGGCACCCTCACCATCACCGCGATCGTCATCTGGCTCCGAGACACCGTCCAAGAGCCGTCAGAAACGCCCTAG